CAAGGTCGCGTCCGGCCCGCCGCTTTACTCGCCGTTCAAGCTTCTCGACCCGGTGGCCAATGTCGCCGAGATGTTCATCCACCACGAGGACGTGCGACGCGCGCAGCCCGCCTGGCAGCCGCGCGTCCTTGCCCCCGACCTGAGCGCCAGGCTGCGCCGCACCCTGCCGCTGATGGCCCGCCTCACGCTCGCCAAGGTGCCGGGCCGGGTGGCGCTGCGCACCCCGGAGGGCAAGACGCTGCTGACCGCGGGGCGTGGCCCGGCGGTTACGGTGACCGGTCCGCCCGAGGAGTTGCTGCTGTTCGCCGTCGGGCGAGCCGCCCAGGTCGAGTTCGACGGTGACGCCTCGGCGGTTCAGGCCGTCCGCGAGGCGCCCAAGGGGCTCTAGTCCCGGCCTCACCCGAAGGCTTCGCGAAGGTCCTTCTTGATCACCTTGCCGAACTGGTTGCGCGGCAGCGCATCAACGATCACCAGGCGCTCGGGATGTTTGTAGCGGCTCAACCCGCTTGAATGGCAATGCCGCACCAGCGATTCCAACGACACCGCTTCGGCCGGCGCGGGCACCACCACCGCGCAGACGCGTTCACCGGTGCGCGCGTCGGGGACGCCGATGACCGCGATGTCGGCGACCGCGGGGTGGGTGGCGAGCACGTTCTCGACTTCGAGGGCCGAGACATTCTCCGCGTTGCGGATGATCGCATCCTTGCTGCGGCCGGTGACGTGGACGTTGCCATCCTCATCGACCAGCCCTAGGTCGCCGGTGCGGAGCCAGCCGTCCGCGTCGAACGCGTCGGCGTCCAGGGCGGGGTCCGCGTAGCCGAGAAAGCACTGCGGTCCCTTGAGCCGCAGCTCGCCTT
This genomic interval from Mycobacterium sp. SMC-2 contains the following:
- a CDS encoding TIGR03085 family metal-binding protein, which encodes MSVAQRERAALVETLRAVGPEAPTLCEGWKTRDLAAHLVIREYRPDAAPGILIPFFASHTEKVQNQVAEQAEWDELVDKVASGPPLYSPFKLLDPVANVAEMFIHHEDVRRAQPAWQPRVLAPDLSARLRRTLPLMARLTLAKVPGRVALRTPEGKTLLTAGRGPAVTVTGPPEELLLFAVGRAAQVEFDGDASAVQAVREAPKGL